Genomic DNA from Prevotella intermedia ATCC 25611 = DSM 20706:
TCCACATTCGTCCGTCCATCTATTGGAATCGTAGTATGGACAGATTTGAACTTTTCCGTGGTGCGCCGCAGAAGTATGCGTACAACTACCACCGCACCGATGTATATGGCGTGAATCTCAATGCTTACTTCGACTGGAGTTTGGGACGCACGGCTTTCGGGGCAGAACTGCGCCACGAGGAACTCGTAAGCACCAATCTTGGTGAGAAACTCGAACGTCCGCACCATATTCACGGCACCGACCGCAACTATACGAACGGAATCAACCGCACCAATCTTCAGTTTGTATTGGAACACAACATTATTCTTTCACGCTTTACCCTTTCAACAGGCGTCATAGCTGTAAAGAACAGTCAGGCTGATATGAATATGCGCGTCTATCCGGGCATAGATGCCAGCTACCGAATGGGCAACGCTTGGAAAGTGTATGCGTCGTACAACACTTCGCTGCGTATGCCGTCGTTCACCGAACTCTTCTATTCTGTGGGTGGACACAAGGCAGACAAGCACCTGAAACCTGAAGAATTGTCGGCACTGGAAGCAGGTTTGAAGTACAACGCACGTGGCATTAGCGGCAAGACAAGCATCTTCTACAACCAGCAGAAGAACCTTATCGATTGGATTTCAGACGGTACGCTCGATGCAAATGGTAGTCCGTTGTGGAAGAGCGTAAACTTCGGACGCATCAATGTCGTAGGCGTTGAGGCTTCGCTTCGCTTCGATTGCCGCACCTTGATGCCTTCACAGCGTTTCCTAAAGCAGTTCAGCCTTGCCTATTGCTACCTCAATCAGAACGAAAAGGAACACAAGGGTATTACCAGCAAGTATGTTTTAGAATGTGTGAAGAACAAAATGGTAGCCAATTTGCAGCTGAATCTGTGGCGAAATCTCGATTTAGGCTTGAACTACCGTTTACTCCACCGTATGGGAGGTTACATCGACACGAACAACCAGCGACACAACTATGCGACGTATGGCATACTCGATGCTCGCCTTTCGTGGAATACGGGCAAGTGGACAGCCTTTGCTGCAGCCAACAACCTGTTGAACAGAACGTATGTAGACTACGGCAATGTGCCACAACCCGGCACTTGGATAACTGCAGGAGTCGGCATACAGATGTAGCATTTCTGCTGCTTCTACAACTGACAAGGAAGTTTAATAGATTATATACCAACGCTCTCGCACCTTCTTGTATGAGGTTCGAGGGCGTTTTTCTTTCTCTTTTCCTTTACCCATACTACGCTCTTTTGCGATTTTTGCCGAACATTTACAAATTACTTACGTGTAGAAAAATATTTATTTACACGTAAGTAATAATTTCTCTACACGTAAATAAATATTTCTTTACGTGTAAATAATTTGGCAGACAAATTGTTTTGCTGACTGAATCGGGAGAAATATATAAAAAAAGCAGAAAACAATTCGTTGTTGTTTTCTGCTTTTCGTTTTCCAAATCATTACAGATACTCGTATGTTTTATTGAATGAGCATTGTGCATCATTCATATTTTGTCTTGTTGTCAAAGTTATTTTAGAAGACTGTGTTTTCCTGTTGAAAGTATTTTTATTGACTCGAAACTGAAATGATGGGGCATTTCAGCACGAGAAAGTTTTAACTTGAGCCATATCTTCAAATCATTTTCATCGATTTGGGCGTTTGTTTTCGGTTCTATCTGTGCGTTAAGTACACGGCCAAAGCGAGTGTCGGGGACGGTATAAACTAAGGCATCGGCAACTAAGGGGTAACTTTTCAAGACTTTCTCAACGTGCTCTGGGTAGACATTCTCGCCGCCACAAACCACCATTCGGTCGGCTCTTCCACGATGAAGAAAACGACCATCGGATAGTTGAAGCACACGGTCGCCCGTATTCTGCCAGCTGTTTTGCCGCCCTGTCATAGCCCAACGACATTTCACCCACAAGGTGCCGACACCCTCTGCATCGGTTTCTCGCACTGCGCATTGCATTCCTCGAATGGGTCGTCCAATCGAAACTTCATCACCATAGATAAGCTGTTGCGGTGTGGCGAGCATAAAGAAACCAGCCTCAGACGTGCCATAAAGGTTGTAAAGTACAGAACCCAGTCGCTCCATTGTATGCCTTGCCAACAACACATCGAGTCGGTCGCCTCCACTGATAATACATTTCAGCGAACGTAAACGACTTTGGGCACCTTCCGTTTGCCACAGTCTGGCAAGCATGGCAGGCACCATTGGCATTACCTCAACCCGCTCTTCTGCTACGACATTCAGTACCTTTTCGGCATCGAAATGGCGCAGCAAACAAATCTTTTTACCCATAACGAGCGAGATAATCAGCGTAGCCAAACCGAAGCCATGATAGAAAGGAAGTCCTATCAGCACGCTCTGATAGCTGTCAATATGCAAGTCGCGGAGCAGTGAAAAGAAGGGCGGAAGAAACTGAACAATGTCCGTCTGTCGTGCAGCCTCCTTATA
This window encodes:
- a CDS encoding class I adenylate-forming enzyme family protein; translated protein: MKTSLFRSLWRLHLITPRGIVRLLNCFLHEGITMMAAVRFAARYHTHDCAVVSDNQHVDYQDFYALAQRLSHLLYHKYHLKSGQHVALFCRNHLISALLLPALSRLGVHVRLLNTDLSSEQLAKLMSRPFALFIYDEELIQADGLDDMCPMVSCEALLGSIKRQDAIEKIALPYIKRGGNISVMTGGSSGNYKEAARQTDIVQFLPPFFSLLRDLHIDSYQSVLIGLPFYHGFGLATLIISLVMGKKICLLRHFDAEKVLNVVAEERVEVMPMVPAMLARLWQTEGAQSRLRSLKCIISGGDRLDVLLARHTMERLGSVLYNLYGTSEAGFFMLATPQQLIYGDEVSIGRPIRGMQCAVRETDAEGVGTLWVKCRWAMTGRQNSWQNTGDRVLQLSDGRFLHRGRADRMVVCGGENVYPEHVEKVLKSYPLVADALVYTVPDTRFGRVLNAQIEPKTNAQIDENDLKIWLKLKLSRAEMPHHFSFESIKILSTGKHSLLK
- a CDS encoding TonB-dependent receptor plug domain-containing protein: MYKPILNKRSVLKFTHFSNRGYSLFAVLGKEVIIGVLSVATLQHATAHNVSNEALQTSSDSTVTNKQVMLDEVSVTGTRAPLTVSQQARMVTVLSREDIQAAPVQSVNDLLKYAVGVDVRQKGALGALTDVSIRGGNSEQITVLLNGINICDAQTAHNTFDFPVDISEIERIEVLEGPAGRVYGTSSLLGAINIVTKTPPSSSLSARVEGGSYGYLAAGARANIAQGRWNNQLSGSFTRSDGYLRNKANRLNADYKTSKAFYQGNYNDSQIAVRWHAGMSVKDFGANTFYAAKYDDQFEHTFKTFTALQAENKQGKFHIRPSIYWNRSMDRFELFRGAPQKYAYNYHRTDVYGVNLNAYFDWSLGRTAFGAELRHEELVSTNLGEKLERPHHIHGTDRNYTNGINRTNLQFVLEHNIILSRFTLSTGVIAVKNSQADMNMRVYPGIDASYRMGNAWKVYASYNTSLRMPSFTELFYSVGGHKADKHLKPEELSALEAGLKYNARGISGKTSIFYNQQKNLIDWISDGTLDANGSPLWKSVNFGRINVVGVEASLRFDCRTLMPSQRFLKQFSLAYCYLNQNEKEHKGITSKYVLECVKNKMVANLQLNLWRNLDLGLNYRLLHRMGGYIDTNNQRHNYATYGILDARLSWNTGKWTAFAAANNLLNRTYVDYGNVPQPGTWITAGVGIQM